The nucleotide window GTTACACTAGTTACAACGAGGCATCACAGTCACACCCTTATGGTTGTCTCTTTTCAGAgcctagatttcgtcttggtttgcgagaatcaaaatccatcagtCACTGCACTTATcatatgatacaatgagagaaaagTTGATTCTTGCAACTGATTCTTACGAGAATCGATTTTGTGATTCTTGTCAAAATATAGGCCTTGCTATCATGGACAGGATATTCCGTGATTTATAATCTAAAACTTTATGGATTAAAACAGAGATGGTCATTTTGACCTGGGGTCATTGCAAATTTCACACAGTTTGCATGGGAGCATACAGTGTAGATTACTAACAAACTGTTTAAATAGCACTGTATGCTGCCGCGCAAACTGTCTGAAATTTGCAATGACCCCAGGTCCGAGAAGAGTAACCACCTGTTTATGTTTGATCATAATGTTATTCTTTGTCAGAACAGGCTTCACAAGCTGCACTGGACGGCCGCCTTGATCTAAAAACTTGCCATCTATTGTCTTTTTAAGTGGGAGGGTCAAAAGTAATACTATAGCAGAGCGTACTCGCTGGAGTTCCTATGCCCAAAAACTTGTGGTCTTTTTTAGGGGGAGAGTGAGGGCATCTGGGTCTTAAGCCAGCTTCTCCATTAAAATTATAATGTACAACATTATTATCAACTTTTACCTTCATGTAAAGCTGCCACTATTTCTGCTATTGCTTTATCAGACTCTTGCctatagtttgtttggcttataattgacgAAAAAAAATGAGACTCAACATGTATTGgtgtagaatggcatgcacgcagttgggaacagcacttacgctagtcgaatgttgcgtaatgtgtgactggcacaCACTTAGGTGAATTTTTGCAAGCGTAAGTTGGGAATATTTGATGTGCGCAGCAACAAAACTTTTCACCAACTATAAGCCAATTACAATTTATAACACTGGGTTATTCCAGTCATAaaccatacaccctatggaagacatgtcatgtgaatttcaaatagggtcacCTGAACATGTAGGAGACTctatttcaaatctacacccctgtgtgggagattaatgctcatgctagccatgcgcttcaacggaaaacattgaagttttgaaatattttctcaaaatatcaagagctatcttaagaactactgaaacaatactaggcttgtttgtactcattttaatgcatttttcatgctgattccaaatatggtaaagaaaattcacatttctgacatttttgacttttaaatttttttttgaaacttgtcgtctgcagtcaacacccgcgtgaagagagttaaggtcatgtctttcataagggcTGTATGGATTTTACTTGGAATAGCACATCAATTTTTACCTTCATGTAAGCTGCCTCTGTTTCTGCTATTGTTTTATCGTACTCTTGTCTAGTGGCTACTTTCTTGGCTAAACTCTCATTCAATTTGGCTAGCTTCTCCGTTAGAATCCTAATATCATTCTGTAGTTTCTGCTTTTCCTCCTCTTCTGACAAAATCTGTTTCTGTAGGTCATCTCGTTTGCCACACAACTCCTCAATGCCTGGAGAGAATACACATAAAAAAATCGTCATTTATACCCTTGTAATAATTATGTGGCTGTCCAccacaaatgtgtacatccatatcaaaacagagaacatattcctaaaccatgtgacttgcggatgatttgaagtgacctccacttgagatgagtctggtattatagccttgctattatgtgaaatgagacacatgtagcagctgacaagtgcatcgttttgatatggatgtacacaaatgagCCCAGAAGTCGGCCCTTcataaagttgagattttcaaagATCATACCTGaagctttaaggttattaattattttaaactgttgtgatttggtaattcacagcatcttacgaatggtagtgagctttggcaaaaactgcattgctcaattcatagcgagcgtgtagaagaattaaaatatcacagatacacttttataggtgctgcggttcttgaggtacgttgtaaagaggactgaaacaacaacacttttgtaaaacgtacataactcattaacaacaataaattaagtaagtttgcaaagtatatgatttgtagaatgaacttttgcaaaacatcaaggcgttaattttcaataatatattgataaagataatgaaaatcgatttttaggttgcttcgaccaacaatacctcgtctacccttaaaatgaTACTTCAACCAATTAACTTTGTATGATATCCTGAAGAGAAGTTACGCTTTCTTCAAAATTTGCCTTTAATACAACAGATCGCAACAAGTTAAAAAACTGCACTTAAAGTTACCAAAATTCTATTATTTCGATTGAAATCAGCTccataaaatgtaaatttttattatatttaggtTTTGtatatttacaatattttacaaaaaaatttcaaatctgtgaaaatctaattttcctcaaaatatgaaatttgtgCATTTTGCACTGTAGGCTATACAGTAGCTCAAAATAACATATTCAATTTTTCTTTGTGGTGGatcatggatggtcacatatggaatAATTAAAATCAGAGAATGTCGGGAAGAGGGGGGTTGTGGagtcttaaagcaataatgtcaatgtgtgatttgcataaagaacaagattcctatttaaatgtttgttttcactgatcacattatccccgtttaatttcaagccaaacaaatgaggtataacaaagaaaattgcgattttattccagcgcctacaattgTTGCACTAACGCTCGCCGATCTTAACATGTACGGTAAtaatactacacggagcatcgcgctcgacgtgtacacataagctgacatccacgggagatgttttaatataataagttaaattttactgttatttaaGCACTCCAGGCTTAGCCTTTTATGGTCATGCGTCAgaaattggggtataggaaaaggtggaggcgtacatttttttcatttcattcggGACGCTTTTGccccagatctcaagaatggagaggggtactgaactggttttggtctcattttgttgcttatttatcTAGCTCAAATCGTGGAAAGAAAGAATTTCACACTTAATTTAcaagatattgcaattcaaacgatgtgaagtcaggggtggaggatcctacggttgaggtATGTGTTAAAGTattatactttaacacatgcctcaaccaATCAATGCAATCAATAATTGATTGCATTGCATTGATTTGTATGTGGGAAGTGATTTGACTTGAAAGTTTAGGCTCTTCATCAATCTTCAAAGGAATTCATTACTGTACTGTTGTATGCATGACTAGTTGTCAATTATAGTGTGACTTGTAAATGAGGCTTTTGTGTCAAGTTATAAGGTCATATGTGGGTCAAATATACTTGGGGTCAAGTCTGAGCatcattttaaaaacaatgtGCTTTTTATATGACTGGAGACATTTGAGATTTGGTCTATTTAACCTGTTCTTGAACCTGAATTTGGATATAATATAAAGGATGTATACATTTTGCTTGGGatataaatggtgagtacaattaagATGGTAAACATAGAACTGATTTGACACATAATGGCAAAACAGATACCGTACCTGAATCACAAAAATGATTGAAATGGAACTTGGaagcttttgaaaaagtgtgtacATCTGCATCTGCTGATATACTGCCCAACACTCCTTGTTGCTGTATGCAGGTGGAGTAATCCGAGCAGGGTTTAGTGAGTCCGCAAGTTATGATTTAGTTTCTTAAGTGTTCATGGAGTTGTTGCTTGAATACTTCTTGGTCAGTTGCTGATGTGATGTGAAAAGGTAATTGGTTCCAATCGACTATGGtccttgggaaaaaaaaaaacttgtagcACTCTTTCTTCGTTGATATTCGGCGGTAGGTGTTGTTTGTGTTGACAAATCTAGATGAGCGTGTGGTCGGGCGTAAGATGGTTCTTGCCGGGATGGATAGGTGACCGTGTACTCGCGCCATACAGCACATTCAGGCGACGCCCTTCCTCCTCAAAGAGAGAGGATCCCACTTTAAGGCGGTGATCATAGATGTAGGACTGCTTGTATACTGGTAGTCATTGAAGACAAATCTGACCCCCCCTGCGTTGGATGGCTTCTAACTGAGTAATCTGATCTTGTGTATATGCATCCTAAACAGCGCACTGTATTCCAGATGAGGTcttaccacagaattagagaaggagaaccggactccctataccgccacgcatAATCGCTgctgtcagctatggggagaaaattggggtattcgggtccttgccgacggtgcgcggagaccaacgaaaacaattctgcgcctCATCTGAAGCGCCTTGGTACTCAaggcaggtcgcatcaagtgcgctctctcaaatgcgcccatcatccatgtcacgctgatgatgacaacgaatgcctcgagcgcattccgagggaaaccgaatacccccaatttttgctccatgcctgtatcaagatggcggtcgagtcctggttctctggttttaattctgtgggtcTTACGAATGTGGTGAAAGCCCTGGCCTTGGTTCTTCTTGaactaggcaccggagtttcaagtcaaaaagcgcgaaaatgcgtttcccaccactttttgtatccattgatgaagtcacacgcaattcgaagtaaatcaagtatgccgaattctgcacctatttcacacatgctagtccgatgtttttctctccatgaagttgatacattatgtgaacaatgcaaattttatgtgaaaagctactaccggtactgtactgtacaataaacattttaatgcataactgtacttttttacgcccaaatgttgtttttgtcatgaaCTGATTCAGATCTCGTGCGCTctgtgacttatatcctacccttcttcgctcaatcaattatgcatatgatTAATGACGCCACTCATACATACGATTGATGTAAAGAATTAACTACCACACAtggtaacacgtcatggaaaaaatcgacatttgcatatcacggaagggcttccgggaggatattgtgctggtctggactcacgtaaacaggcgctggacctgcatcaaatggaatattggtgaatttacattgaaaagtagtgtgtttggcaaaattctcaaaattcatgatggaccaccaaaatcgcgatggacccccaaaatcgtgaTTTTTTTGCGCTTTTATGCGATCATGCGAAACTCCGTGCCTATTCTTGAACAGATGGAGATTTTGCATCGTAAGAAGCCTAGACTACGATTGGCAGAGGCAGTGATCTTGTCCACATGATGTTTCCATTTGAGGTCAGACGTAATTTCAACTCCCAAGTACATGTAGGTGTGGTTTGAAGTCTCCTGAAGGATGGATCCTCCCAACATGTACTTATAATGTATGGGTTCTTAACATGAGTCACTTTCATGACAAAGCATTTCTCCGTAGTTTGAAGGCCATCTGCCACCTAGTTTCCCATGCTCTTAGCGTGTTGAGATCTTGTTGCAGCTGCTCTCAAGGCCCCTGGTCCACCGACAGTTCTATAAAGAATGCAGTCGCTCATAAAAGTCTGACAGATGACGAGATGTTATGAGGCAAATCGTTTATGAAAAGTAGGAAGAGCAGGGGACCCAGAACAGTGCCCTGGGGAACCCCTGATTCGACATGGATCCATTCCGAGTGATGACCGCCAACAACCACTCTTTGATGGCGCTCTTTTAAAAAGGATGATATCCATTTGAAAGTGTTCCCTCTGATACCATAATGGTTGATTTTCATGAGTAATCTGTTGTGGGCAACTTTATCGAACGCTTTCGAGAAATCCATAATCACTGCGTCCACCTGTTTCCTCTTGTCAAGCGCTTGAGCCAGGTCGTGAACTGTCTGAATGAGCTGTGACTCGCAAGAATGTTTTCTGCGGAAGCCGTGCTGTTCATCACACAAAATACCATGCTGGTCAAGGTGATCCATTATGCATGAATGAAGGATATGTCTTGCTGCATATCGATGTCAAGGACACAGGGCGGTAGTTGGAGGCCTTCGTCCCcatctccttttttgaagatgggGCTGATGTTTCCTCTTCTCCAATCTTCCGCAAACTTCCCATATCAATTGATCTCTGAAAAATGCAGGCAACGGCGGGTGCAATCTCTTGAGCATATTCTTTGAGAATGCGAGCTGGTAGATCGTCTGGACCAGTTGCTTTATTGGGCTTTAGGTTGGCAAGAAGTTTGTGAACACCTTTAATACTGATCTTAATTTCAGGCATAGCTGGAGAAGGTTCGAGTCCATTGAAGGCATGCTGGTCATATCTTCCTGAGTAAAGACTTCGCGAAATTGAGTGTTGAGTATTTCAGCCTTTTGGGTACTATCAGATACGAGTTCACCTTTGTCTCTGAGGGAGCAAATACCAAAGGAGTCTTGTTTTAGGC belongs to Amphiura filiformis chromosome 18, Afil_fr2py, whole genome shotgun sequence and includes:
- the LOC140139785 gene encoding microtubule nucleation factor SSNA1-like produces the protein MSQQGAALQSYNNELVKCIEELCGKRDDLQKQILSEEEEKQKLQNDIRILTEKLAKLNESLAKKVATRQEYDKTIAETEAAYMKIIESSHSLLNVLQREASVLKDKGVPGFANASTS